In Paraburkholderia phenazinium, the following are encoded in one genomic region:
- a CDS encoding tetratricopeptide repeat protein, producing the protein MKPSSGRARSAATLAATALCGLAVMLLPGASAYAQKTPVTAQGPAVRDGTPEIDTSIEQKNWNAALTQLDARIASNPRDAQAQFKRATILAHLNRDDEAINAFIALTQTYPELPEPYNNLAALYAKHGRYTEAREALETATKANPNYGLAYENLGDLYLRLADSAYQRAHDLGQATGPTQQRLADIQKIISPPKSSEKPVKKVAAPDDYTNRATSNITESPSFQFGGPNGSLAQPPYMAPSQ; encoded by the coding sequence ATGAAACCTTCCAGCGGCCGCGCGCGAAGCGCCGCGACCCTCGCCGCGACGGCCCTGTGCGGCCTCGCTGTCATGCTATTGCCGGGCGCCTCCGCGTATGCGCAGAAGACGCCCGTCACGGCGCAAGGCCCGGCCGTGCGCGACGGCACACCGGAAATCGACACCTCGATCGAGCAAAAAAACTGGAACGCCGCGCTCACGCAACTCGACGCACGCATTGCCTCGAATCCGCGCGACGCACAGGCGCAGTTCAAGCGCGCCACCATCCTGGCTCACCTGAACCGCGACGACGAAGCGATCAACGCTTTCATCGCGCTGACGCAGACTTACCCGGAATTGCCTGAGCCGTACAACAACCTGGCTGCGCTGTACGCGAAGCACGGCCGCTATACGGAAGCCCGCGAAGCACTCGAAACCGCGACCAAGGCAAACCCCAACTACGGTCTCGCCTACGAAAATCTCGGCGACCTGTATCTGCGCCTCGCCGACTCGGCCTACCAGCGCGCGCACGACCTCGGCCAGGCCACCGGTCCGACGCAGCAGCGCCTCGCGGATATCCAGAAGATCATCTCGCCGCCGAAGAGCAGCGAGAAGCCGGTCAAGAAGGTTGCCGCGCCGGACGACTACACGAACCGCGCCACCTCGAACATTACGGAATCGCCGAGCTTCCAGTTCGGCGGCCCGAACGGTTCGCTCGCCCAGCCGCCGTATATGGCGCCGTCGCAATAA
- a CDS encoding UDP-2,3-diacylglucosamine diphosphatase, with the protein MLQETPLRSVAAGVPGEGKRPHGARPLFFISDLHLSETIPHTVAAFEHFVRVTAEEADSVFILGDLFEYWIGDDMLSEPFVARMAALMHTLSERGIALYIMHGNRDFLLGKRFMKAAGAIWLPDPFVITAFGTRITLAHGDALCTADRAYLRFRRFARCRFAQMLFLASPFRWRRALAERMRSASQEGRSRPVSPKYDVTPEGVAALFKESGTTTLVHGHTHRPARHREPGGTRWVLPDWDFDHGEHRGGYLRIDADGLRALPLD; encoded by the coding sequence ATGCTGCAAGAAACGCCGCTGCGAAGCGTCGCCGCGGGCGTGCCTGGCGAGGGCAAACGCCCGCATGGCGCACGCCCGCTGTTCTTCATTTCGGATCTGCATCTGAGCGAGACGATCCCGCACACGGTCGCCGCGTTCGAACACTTCGTGCGCGTCACCGCGGAAGAAGCCGATTCCGTTTTCATTCTCGGCGACCTGTTCGAGTACTGGATCGGCGACGACATGCTGAGCGAGCCGTTCGTCGCGCGCATGGCGGCATTGATGCACACGCTGTCCGAGCGCGGCATCGCGCTCTACATCATGCACGGCAATCGCGATTTCCTGCTCGGCAAGCGCTTCATGAAAGCGGCCGGTGCAATCTGGTTGCCCGATCCGTTCGTGATCACCGCGTTCGGCACGCGCATCACGCTCGCGCACGGCGACGCACTCTGCACGGCGGATCGCGCCTATCTGCGGTTTCGCCGTTTCGCGCGCTGCCGTTTCGCCCAGATGCTGTTTCTCGCCTCGCCGTTCAGATGGCGCCGGGCGCTCGCGGAACGGATGCGTTCGGCGAGCCAGGAAGGCCGCTCGCGGCCGGTGTCGCCCAAGTATGACGTGACGCCCGAAGGCGTGGCCGCGCTGTTCAAGGAGAGCGGGACAACAACCCTCGTGCATGGCCACACGCACCGGCCGGCTCGCCATCGCGAGCCCGGCGGCACGCGCTGGGTGCTGCCCGACTGGGATTTCGACCACGGCGAGCACCGTGGCGGCTATCTGCGCATCGACGCCGACGGACTCCGGGCATTGCCGCTCGATTGA
- a CDS encoding peptidylprolyl isomerase → MVELHTNHGVIKLELDAEKAPKSVENFLNYVKAGHYDNTVFHRVIDGFMIQGGGFEPGMKQKPTEAPITNEANNGLKNVNGSIAMARTNDPHSATAQFFINVNDNDFLNHSSPTPQGWGYAVFGKVVDGLDIVEKIKKVKTGSKGFHQDVPADDVIIEKAVIVE, encoded by the coding sequence ATGGTCGAACTGCACACGAATCACGGCGTCATCAAACTCGAACTGGACGCCGAGAAAGCACCGAAGTCGGTTGAGAACTTCCTCAACTACGTGAAGGCCGGTCACTACGACAACACGGTGTTCCACCGCGTGATCGACGGCTTCATGATCCAGGGCGGCGGTTTCGAACCCGGCATGAAGCAAAAGCCGACCGAAGCGCCGATCACCAACGAAGCGAACAACGGCCTGAAGAACGTCAACGGCTCGATCGCGATGGCACGCACCAACGACCCGCATTCGGCGACGGCGCAATTCTTCATCAACGTCAACGACAACGACTTCCTGAACCACTCGTCGCCGACGCCGCAAGGCTGGGGTTACGCGGTGTTCGGCAAGGTGGTGGACGGTCTCGACATCGTCGAAAAGATCAAGAAGGTGAAGACCGGTTCGAAGGGCTTCCATCAGGACGTGCCGGCCGACGACGTGATCATCGAGAAAGCGGTTATCGTCGAGTAA
- a CDS encoding peptidylprolyl isomerase produces MKWLMLALGSAALIANAPAFAQSATPAAHPSVLFKTTDGDIRVELYPEKAPKTVANFLDYVKAGQYSGTIFHRVIPGFMIQGGGFTQSYAEKPTRAPIPLESRNGLKNAVGTIAMARTSDPDSATAQFFINTADNAGLDYPGQDGNGYAVFGKVTAGMDVVKKIEGTPTTTRGPMADVPQTPIVIESATVVSK; encoded by the coding sequence ATGAAATGGTTGATGCTGGCGCTCGGTAGCGCCGCCCTGATCGCGAACGCACCCGCTTTTGCCCAGTCCGCTACGCCGGCTGCGCATCCGTCCGTCCTCTTCAAGACCACGGACGGCGACATCCGCGTCGAGCTGTACCCCGAGAAGGCGCCGAAGACGGTCGCGAACTTCCTCGACTACGTGAAGGCCGGCCAGTACAGCGGCACGATTTTCCACCGCGTGATTCCCGGCTTCATGATCCAGGGCGGTGGCTTCACGCAGAGCTACGCGGAAAAGCCGACGCGCGCGCCGATCCCGCTTGAGAGCCGCAACGGCCTGAAGAACGCAGTCGGCACGATCGCGATGGCGCGCACCAGCGACCCGGATTCGGCCACGGCGCAATTCTTCATCAACACCGCGGATAACGCCGGCCTCGACTATCCGGGCCAGGACGGCAATGGTTACGCCGTGTTCGGCAAGGTGACCGCCGGCATGGATGTCGTGAAGAAGATCGAAGGCACGCCCACCACCACGCGCGGCCCGATGGCCGACGTGCCGCAAACGCCGATCGTGATCGAATCGGCGACCGTCGTCAGCAAGTAA
- a CDS encoding DNA-3-methyladenine glycosylase family protein, with protein sequence MATATKTLAKRAASQTGAAAAVKSTRTRSGSAAKAASASPALAKVAGKTGSTAKKTAVKRALNGASAHAPKLAKGAKAPRVSRAKHHGGNGAVPAERVDDAQELARDDLHEGEVVRKTRVLDDADVAVAVQVGGLTPEVTRPAYWDKACADLVKRDRILKKLIPKFGPVHLLSRGDPFVTLARSVVGQQISVASAQAAWQRVESACPKLVPQQFIKLGQDKLMACGLSKRKAEYILDLAEHFVSGALHVGKWTSMEDEAVIAELTQIRGIGRWTAEMFLIFNLSRPDVLPLDDLGLIRAISLNYFSGEPVTRSEAREVAANWEPWRTVATWYMWRSLDPLPVDY encoded by the coding sequence ATGGCAACGGCCACGAAGACGCTGGCTAAACGGGCTGCGTCTCAAACAGGCGCGGCAGCCGCAGTGAAATCGACGCGCACGCGCAGCGGCAGCGCGGCGAAAGCAGCGTCGGCATCGCCGGCATTGGCTAAGGTCGCCGGCAAGACAGGCAGTACCGCAAAAAAGACCGCCGTGAAGCGCGCGCTCAACGGTGCGTCTGCGCATGCGCCGAAGCTCGCCAAGGGGGCGAAAGCGCCGCGCGTGTCGCGTGCGAAACATCATGGCGGTAACGGCGCCGTGCCGGCCGAACGCGTCGACGACGCGCAGGAACTCGCGCGCGATGATCTGCATGAGGGCGAAGTTGTCCGCAAGACGCGTGTCCTCGACGATGCGGATGTCGCCGTGGCGGTGCAGGTGGGCGGCCTGACGCCGGAAGTCACGCGCCCTGCGTACTGGGACAAGGCCTGCGCCGATCTCGTCAAGCGCGACCGCATCCTCAAGAAACTGATTCCGAAATTCGGTCCGGTGCATCTGCTGAGCCGCGGCGATCCGTTCGTCACGCTCGCGCGTTCCGTCGTGGGACAGCAAATCTCGGTGGCCTCGGCGCAGGCTGCGTGGCAGCGTGTCGAAAGCGCCTGTCCGAAGCTCGTGCCGCAGCAGTTCATCAAGCTCGGCCAGGACAAGCTGATGGCATGCGGCCTGTCGAAGCGCAAGGCGGAATACATTCTCGATCTGGCCGAGCACTTCGTTTCCGGTGCGTTGCACGTGGGCAAGTGGACCTCGATGGAAGACGAGGCGGTGATCGCCGAGCTCACGCAGATCCGCGGCATCGGCCGCTGGACCGCGGAGATGTTTCTGATCTTCAATCTGTCGCGCCCGGACGTTCTGCCGCTCGACGACCTCGGCCTGATCCGCGCAATCAGCCTCAACTATTTCAGCGGCGAACCGGTGACGCGCAGCGAAGCGCGCGAGGTGGCCGCGAACTGGGAACCGTGGCGTACGGTCGCAACCTGGTATATGTGGCGTAGTCTGGATCCGTTGCCGGTGGATTATTGA
- the cysS gene encoding cysteine--tRNA ligase — MESLRIYNTLARDKQTFVPLQEGVVRMYVCGMTVYDYCHIGHARVMVVFDIVQRWLRTLGYNVTYVRNITDIDDKIIRRAVENGETIKSLTDRFIAALHEDADALGIERPDREPRATDYIPQMLGMIEKLEANGYAYQAGDGDVNYAVRKFSGYGKLSGKSLEDLRAGERVAANDAKLDPLDFVLWKQAKPEEPADTGWDSKYGRGRPGWHIECSAMGCTLLGDHFDIHGGGQDLQFPHHENEIAQSEGATGQTFVNYWMHNGYVQIDNEKMSKSLGNFFTIREVLAQYDAEVVRFFIARAHYRSPLNYSDTHIDDARNALTRLYTSLKDVTPDEAELDWNEAHAQRFRAAMNDDFNTPVAVSVLFELASEVNRTRDAALARQLRALARIVGLLGREPRAFLQQAAGSASEGALGAAAIEAKIAARVAAKQAKDYAAADRIRAELLEAGVALEDKPGGLTEWRRV; from the coding sequence ATGGAATCACTGCGCATCTACAACACGCTCGCGCGTGACAAGCAAACTTTCGTGCCGCTGCAAGAGGGCGTCGTACGGATGTACGTCTGCGGGATGACGGTGTATGACTACTGTCATATCGGTCACGCACGCGTGATGGTTGTGTTCGACATCGTGCAGCGTTGGCTGCGTACGCTCGGCTACAACGTGACCTACGTGCGCAATATTACCGATATCGACGACAAGATCATCCGCCGCGCGGTCGAGAACGGCGAGACGATCAAGTCGCTGACCGATCGCTTCATCGCGGCGCTGCATGAAGATGCGGACGCACTCGGCATCGAGCGGCCCGACCGCGAACCGCGCGCCACGGACTATATTCCGCAGATGCTCGGCATGATTGAAAAGCTCGAGGCCAACGGCTACGCGTATCAGGCCGGTGACGGCGACGTGAATTACGCCGTGCGCAAATTTTCTGGTTACGGCAAGCTATCGGGCAAATCGCTCGAAGACCTGCGGGCCGGCGAGCGTGTCGCGGCTAACGACGCGAAGCTGGATCCGCTGGATTTTGTCCTGTGGAAACAGGCCAAGCCCGAGGAGCCGGCGGACACGGGTTGGGATTCGAAATACGGGCGCGGCCGTCCAGGTTGGCACATTGAATGCTCGGCGATGGGCTGCACGTTGCTCGGCGACCATTTCGACATTCATGGCGGCGGGCAGGACCTGCAGTTTCCGCACCACGAAAACGAAATCGCGCAAAGCGAAGGCGCGACAGGTCAAACGTTTGTCAATTACTGGATGCACAACGGCTACGTTCAGATCGACAATGAGAAGATGTCGAAGTCGCTCGGCAACTTCTTTACGATCCGCGAAGTGCTGGCGCAGTACGATGCCGAAGTCGTGCGCTTTTTCATTGCGCGAGCGCACTACCGTTCGCCGCTGAACTATAGCGACACGCATATCGACGACGCGCGCAACGCTCTCACGCGCCTGTACACGTCGTTGAAGGATGTGACGCCGGACGAGGCCGAACTCGACTGGAACGAAGCGCACGCGCAGCGTTTTCGCGCGGCGATGAACGACGACTTCAACACGCCGGTGGCAGTGTCGGTGCTGTTCGAGTTGGCAAGTGAGGTCAATCGCACGCGCGATGCCGCGCTGGCCCGACAACTGCGTGCGCTTGCGCGCATCGTCGGACTGCTCGGCCGTGAGCCGCGTGCGTTCCTGCAGCAGGCTGCGGGCAGCGCGAGTGAAGGCGCGCTCGGCGCCGCCGCGATCGAAGCAAAGATCGCCGCGCGCGTGGCCGCCAAGCAGGCGAAGGACTATGCGGCAGCAGACCGGATTCGGGCCGAATTGCTCGAAGCCGGCGTTGCACTTGAAGACAAACCCGGCGGGTTGACCGAGTGGCGGCGCGTGTGA